The stretch of DNA GCCGGTCGGCGCTGCGTGCCGTCCTGGACGCCGCCGGGATCGGGTACCGGCTGGATCCGACCAACGCGGATACCGACCGATCCCGTGCGTGGGTGCGGGCCGAGATCCTGCCGGCCCTCGAGCGGCTGAACCCGGCCGCGGTCGATGCTCTCCTCCGGTTCGCGGAGCTGGCTGCCGATGACGATGCCCTGCTGGACGCCCTGGCGGCCGGGGAGTTGGCACGTCGGCGGGATGCCGACGGCGCCATCGACTGGCGTCAACCCCCGCCCCACGCCCTGGGGCGTCGCGTCCTGCGCCTCGCGATCGGGGACCCGGCGCCAGCCGCGGATCGCATCGAGGCTGTTCTGTCGGCCGCCAGCGGACCCCGCGGCGGGCTGATCATCGAGCTCGGCCGAGGTCGAAGAGCGACAATCCGCGGCCGGCGCGTCCGCATCGGTCCGTGAACCTTTCGGGGTAGTCCCATCGAGCCCATTTGTTGCGATGGGGGGGCGTCCCTATACTCAGGGCCGGTCGTACCCTATGCATTGGAGTTCGCCTCCGCTCGTGAACAGCCGACTCGTCCGCAGCAGCATCCTCATCGTTGGCGCCCTGTTCGCCATGGCCCTGCTGTGGACCTACCTCATGGACTCCGACGCCGGGCCGGCCTACACCTACAGCAACCTGCTGGCCGATGCTCAGGCGGGCAAGGTCGAGACCATCACCCAGGACGGCATCACGCTGACCATCAAACTGGAGGGCACCGCCGAGCCTAAGACGACGGTCGTGCCGTCAGACAACATCAACGTCTACACGGAGGTGTGCGCGGCCACCGGAACCAACCCCGGCACGTCGTGCCCCATCGAGTATGAAGCGGTGATCCCGAGCGCCACGGGCGGGATCATCTTCTCCCTGATCTCGATCCTCCTGCCGGTCCTAATCATCGGCGCGTTCTTCATCTTCATGATGCGCCAGGCCCAGGGCACCAACAACCAGGCCATGAGCTTCGGCAAGAGTCGGGCCCGCATGTTCCTGGGCAGCAAGACGGTGATCACCTTCGCCGACGTGGCGGGGGTTGAGGAGGCCAAGCAGGAGCTGACCGAGGTGGTCGAGTTCCTGAAGTACCCCGAGAAGTTCAACGCGCTCGGGGCCCGAATCCCGCGCGGCGTGCTGCTGGTCGGCCCGCCCGGCACCGGCAAGACGCTCCTGGCCCGGGCCGTGGCCGGCGAGGCCGGTGTCCCGTTCTTCTCGATCTCGGGGTCGGAGTTCGTCGAGATGTTCGTTGGCGTGGGTGCCAGCCGGGTGCGCGACCTGTTCGAGCAGGCCAAGCGCAACTCGCCCTGCATCGTGTTCGTCGACGAGATCGACGCGGTCGGGCGCCAGCGCGGCGCGGGGCTCGGCGGCTCGCACGATGAGCGGGAACAGACCCTGAACCAGATCCTCGTCGAGATGGATGGCTTTGACACGAACACCAACGTCATCGTGGTGGCCGCCACCAACCGGCCCGACGTCCTCGACCCGGCACTCCTGCGCCCGGGCCGCTTCGACCGCCAGGTGGTGCTCGACCGGCCCGACATCAGAGGCCGCCGCGAGATCCTCGACGTCCACGTCAAGGGCAAGCCCCTGGACAAGACGGTCGACCTGGACGACCTCGCGCGCCGCTCCCCGGGCTTCTCGGGCGCGGATCTCGCCAACCTGGTCAACGAGGCCGCCATCCTGGCGGCCCGCCGCAACAAGAAGACGATCACCCAGCCGGAGTTCACCGAGTCTGTGGATCGTGTGATCGCCGGCCCGGAGCGGCGGAGCCGGATCATCACCGAGGCTGAGCAGAGGATCATCGCGTATCACGAGGGCGGGCACGCCGTCGTCCAGCGGGTGCTCCCCAAGTGCGATCCGGTCACCAAGGTGACCATCATCTCCCGCGGGATGGCCCTGGGCTACACGATGAGCCTCCCCACCGAGGACCGATACCTCCACAGCAAGTCCGAGTTTGAGGACAAGCTGGCCGGGATGCTGGGCGGCCATGTCTCCGAGGAGATCGTGTTCGGCGACACGACCACGGGGGCGAGCAACGACATCGAGAAAGCCACTGGACTGGCGCGAGCGATGGTCACCCAGTACGGGATGAGCGAAACCCTCGGCCCGCTGGCATTCGGCAAGAAGGACGAGATGATCTTCCTGGGCCGGGAGATCTCCGAGCAGCGCAATTACTCCGACGAGGTGGCGGCCAAGATCGACGCCGAAGTGCGAGCCATCATCGACCGCGCCTCGGAGCGTGCCCGGCAGGCGCTCACCGAGCATCGCGCGGTGCTCGACCGGCTGGCCGCCTTGCTCGTGGAGAAGGAAACCATCGAGGCAGCGGAGTTCGAGGCCCTGTGGGATGGGATCCTCCCGCCACGCGACCTGGGCGGCCCGAAGCCGTCCGAATCGGCGCCGGTGGACGAACTCCCCGAAGTGGTGGGCGGCGAGGAGAAGGCGGCGCCGCGCCGCCGACGCGGCCCCGCACCCCAGCCCGCCTAGGCGGACGCTGCTAGTCCTATCGGCCCATTCCGGACCGTAAAGGCCGGGTCGTATACTCGCCACTGGTGCGTCCGGGCACCTGCCCGGAGCACGGTACGACAGCGAGGCCGAACCTTCCCCATGATCGACGAATCGCCCCCGCAGACCATCGAGACCGACTGGAAGCTCGAGACCGACGGCTCCGGGCTTGACCCGCGCACCGCGCTGGAAGTCCTCACCAACCTCAATGAACGAGTGGCC from Chloroflexota bacterium encodes:
- the ftsH gene encoding ATP-dependent zinc metalloprotease FtsH, yielding MALLWTYLMDSDAGPAYTYSNLLADAQAGKVETITQDGITLTIKLEGTAEPKTTVVPSDNINVYTEVCAATGTNPGTSCPIEYEAVIPSATGGIIFSLISILLPVLIIGAFFIFMMRQAQGTNNQAMSFGKSRARMFLGSKTVITFADVAGVEEAKQELTEVVEFLKYPEKFNALGARIPRGVLLVGPPGTGKTLLARAVAGEAGVPFFSISGSEFVEMFVGVGASRVRDLFEQAKRNSPCIVFVDEIDAVGRQRGAGLGGSHDEREQTLNQILVEMDGFDTNTNVIVVAATNRPDVLDPALLRPGRFDRQVVLDRPDIRGRREILDVHVKGKPLDKTVDLDDLARRSPGFSGADLANLVNEAAILAARRNKKTITQPEFTESVDRVIAGPERRSRIITEAEQRIIAYHEGGHAVVQRVLPKCDPVTKVTIISRGMALGYTMSLPTEDRYLHSKSEFEDKLAGMLGGHVSEEIVFGDTTTGASNDIEKATGLARAMVTQYGMSETLGPLAFGKKDEMIFLGREISEQRNYSDEVAAKIDAEVRAIIDRASERARQALTEHRAVLDRLAALLVEKETIEAAEFEALWDGILPPRDLGGPKPSESAPVDELPEVVGGEEKAAPRRRRGPAPQPA